From one Streptomyces sp. R41 genomic stretch:
- a CDS encoding TIGR03619 family F420-dependent LLM class oxidoreductase — MPLTLVSGLTVGDSREPPGGGCLGEPFAQLPLWQSALKTFADRLDELDRRVGTGEDLCRMWARGAEGMRIGVGPHRLWPGRESELDGVLETARTAERLGFDHLMAGSHVLAGDLGVTPDPLVLLSAIAGATDRIRVVTSVLILPLYNPVVLAHQAATLDRLSRGRFTLGVGTGWDTAEFAAVGAPFGGRGKRMDEQLAVMRELWEDRADGMRLGVRPRTAGGPEVWIGGQSDAALRRVLRYGDGWHGSAVDAAGLADVRERLAVLGKDAGRDPDTLTLTSGALLLPPGFSPAVDLPWRPLGGERATADSVRHELALLEEAGLSSCSLWLPVATEALPDALAWVAEEVLAGT; from the coding sequence TGCCGCTGACACTGGTGTCGGGCCTGACCGTCGGCGACAGCCGCGAGCCGCCCGGTGGCGGATGCCTGGGCGAGCCGTTCGCTCAACTCCCGCTGTGGCAGAGTGCGTTGAAGACTTTTGCCGACCGGCTCGACGAGCTGGACCGGCGCGTCGGGACGGGCGAGGACCTGTGTCGGATGTGGGCGAGAGGAGCTGAGGGTATGCGGATCGGAGTGGGACCGCACCGGCTGTGGCCCGGGCGGGAGAGCGAGCTGGACGGGGTCCTGGAGACCGCCCGGACCGCCGAGCGGCTGGGCTTCGACCACCTCATGGCCGGCAGCCACGTGCTCGCCGGCGACCTCGGGGTGACCCCCGACCCGCTGGTGCTGCTGTCGGCGATCGCGGGCGCCACGGACCGGATCCGGGTGGTGACCAGCGTCCTGATCCTGCCGCTCTACAACCCCGTCGTGCTCGCCCACCAGGCCGCCACGCTCGACCGCCTCTCGCGAGGCCGCTTCACCCTCGGTGTCGGCACCGGCTGGGACACCGCGGAGTTCGCCGCCGTGGGGGCGCCGTTCGGCGGGCGCGGCAAGCGGATGGACGAACAGCTCGCCGTCATGCGGGAGTTGTGGGAGGACCGGGCCGACGGGATGCGGCTCGGGGTGCGGCCGCGCACCGCCGGGGGGCCCGAGGTGTGGATCGGCGGTCAGAGCGACGCGGCTCTGCGCAGGGTGTTGCGGTACGGCGACGGATGGCACGGCTCGGCCGTCGACGCGGCCGGCCTCGCCGACGTGCGCGAACGGCTCGCCGTGCTCGGCAAGGATGCCGGCCGGGATCCGGACACCCTGACGCTGACGTCGGGTGCGTTGCTGCTGCCGCCGGGATTCTCGCCCGCGGTCGACCTGCCGTGGCGGCCCCTCGGCGGCGAACGTGCCACCGCCGACAGCGTCCGCCACGAGCTCGCGCTCCTGGAGGAGGCCGGGCTCTCCTCCTGCTCGCTCTGGCTTCCGGTGGCCACGGAGGCGCTGCCGGATGCGCTGGCGTGGGTGGCGGAGGAGGTGCTGGCGGGGACCTGA
- the cyc2 gene encoding germacradienol/geosmin synthase Cyc2 encodes MTQPFELPHFYMPYPARLNPHLDEARAHSVEWARGMGMLEGSGIWEQSDLDAHDYGLLCAYTHPDCDGPALSLITDWYVWVFFFDDHFLETFKRSQDRDGGKAYLDRLPLFMPLDLATPVPEPENPVEAGLADLWARTVPSMSMAWRERFAVSTEHLLNESLWELSNINEGRIANPVEYIEMRRKVGGAPWSAGLVEYATAEVPASAAGSRPLRVLMETFSDGVHLRNDLFSYQREVEDEGELSNGILVLETFFGCTTQEAADTVNDILTSRLHQFEHTALTEVPALAVETGLTPDEVAAVAAYTQGLQDWQSGGHEWHMRSSRYMNEGALEGERPFGVGGFGTSAVDVGALLSAAGAERLRSYTHVPFQKVGPSRLPDFYMPFEVTLSPHLPGARGRLTDWMHAMGMLQEGVWDEDKLAAYDLPLCAAGLHPDATAEALDLGSQWLAWGTYGDDYYPLVFGNRRDLAAAKLTTARLSACMPVDGEETPVPVNGMEHGLLDLWQRTTAEMTPDERRTLRAAVDVMTESWLWELSNQIQHRIPDPIDYLEMRRATFGADLTMGLCRLGHGPKVPPEVYRSGPVRSLENAAVDYGMLMNDVFSYQKEIEYEGEVHNGILVVQNFFGCDYPTALGIIHDLMTQRMQQFEHVAAHELPILYEDFKLSQEVRGIMEGYVVELQNWMAGILKWHQDCHRYGAADLARRFHGFVPDQVPALPFTWPGAPVSAAVRPGSPAAV; translated from the coding sequence ATGACGCAGCCGTTCGAACTCCCGCACTTCTACATGCCGTATCCCGCGCGGCTGAACCCGCATCTCGACGAGGCGCGGGCCCATTCGGTCGAGTGGGCCCGCGGAATGGGCATGCTGGAGGGCTCCGGCATCTGGGAACAGTCCGACCTCGACGCGCACGACTACGGCCTGCTGTGCGCGTACACGCACCCCGACTGCGACGGGCCCGCACTCTCGCTGATCACCGACTGGTACGTGTGGGTGTTCTTCTTCGACGACCACTTCCTGGAGACCTTCAAACGCAGCCAGGACCGCGACGGCGGCAAGGCCTACCTGGACAGGCTGCCGCTCTTCATGCCGCTGGACCTCGCAACCCCCGTACCGGAGCCGGAGAATCCGGTCGAGGCGGGCCTCGCCGACCTGTGGGCGCGCACGGTGCCCTCGATGTCGATGGCCTGGCGCGAGCGGTTCGCCGTCTCCACCGAGCATCTGCTCAACGAGTCGCTGTGGGAGCTCTCCAACATCAACGAAGGGCGGATCGCCAACCCCGTCGAGTACATCGAGATGCGCCGCAAGGTGGGCGGCGCCCCCTGGTCGGCGGGGCTCGTCGAGTACGCGACCGCCGAAGTGCCGGCCTCCGCCGCCGGATCCCGGCCCTTGCGCGTGCTGATGGAGACCTTCTCCGACGGTGTGCATCTGCGCAACGACCTCTTCTCCTACCAGCGGGAGGTCGAGGACGAGGGCGAGCTCAGCAACGGCATCCTCGTCCTGGAGACCTTCTTCGGCTGCACCACCCAGGAGGCCGCCGACACCGTCAACGACATCCTCACCTCACGCCTCCACCAGTTCGAGCACACGGCGCTCACCGAAGTGCCCGCGCTGGCCGTGGAGACGGGGCTCACCCCGGACGAGGTCGCGGCGGTCGCCGCGTACACGCAGGGCCTGCAGGACTGGCAGTCGGGCGGCCACGAGTGGCACATGCGATCCAGCCGCTACATGAACGAGGGGGCGCTGGAGGGCGAGCGGCCGTTCGGCGTCGGCGGGTTCGGCACCTCCGCCGTGGACGTCGGCGCCCTGCTCTCCGCGGCCGGGGCCGAGCGCCTGCGCTCGTACACTCACGTCCCCTTCCAGAAGGTCGGACCGTCCCGACTCCCCGACTTCTACATGCCGTTCGAGGTGACACTCAGCCCGCATCTGCCGGGCGCACGGGGCCGCCTCACCGACTGGATGCACGCCATGGGCATGCTCCAGGAGGGCGTCTGGGACGAGGACAAACTCGCCGCCTACGACCTGCCGCTGTGCGCGGCCGGCCTCCACCCCGACGCGACGGCGGAGGCCCTCGACCTCGGCTCCCAGTGGCTGGCCTGGGGCACCTACGGCGACGACTACTACCCGCTCGTCTTCGGCAACCGCCGCGACCTGGCCGCCGCCAAGCTGACCACCGCACGCCTGTCGGCCTGCATGCCCGTCGACGGCGAGGAGACCCCCGTCCCGGTCAACGGCATGGAGCACGGACTCCTCGACCTGTGGCAGCGCACCACCGCGGAGATGACCCCGGACGAGCGGCGCACGCTGCGGGCCGCGGTGGACGTGATGACGGAGAGCTGGCTGTGGGAGCTGTCCAACCAGATCCAGCATCGCATCCCCGACCCCATCGACTACCTGGAGATGCGCCGCGCCACCTTCGGCGCCGACCTCACCATGGGCCTGTGCCGCCTGGGCCACGGCCCGAAGGTCCCGCCCGAGGTCTACCGCAGCGGCCCCGTCCGGTCGTTGGAGAACGCCGCCGTCGACTACGGGATGCTCATGAACGACGTCTTCTCGTACCAGAAGGAGATCGAGTACGAGGGCGAGGTCCACAACGGCATCCTCGTCGTGCAGAACTTCTTCGGCTGCGACTACCCGACCGCGCTCGGCATCATCCACGACCTGATGACCCAGCGCATGCAGCAGTTCGAGCACGTCGCCGCCCATGAACTGCCCATCCTGTACGAGGACTTCAAGCTCTCGCAGGAGGTGCGTGGGATCATGGAGGGCTATGTCGTGGAGCTGCAGAACTGGATGGCCGGGATCCTGAAGTGGCACCAGGACTGCCATCGCTATGGCGCGGCGGACCTGGCCCGGCGCTTCCACGGCTTCGTACCGGACCAGGTGCCCGCGCTGCCGTTCACCTGGCCGGGGGCTCCGGTGTCGGCTGCTGTCCGACCGGGCTCTCCTGCCGCTGTCTGA
- a CDS encoding LysR family transcriptional regulator, translating into MDPHLLRTYVTVARFASFSEAARELGYTQSAVSQHIAALEQDLGAPLLTRRPVAPTAAGERLLEHAGPLLLRLDAARADVARMAAAPEHGLTLAAAPTALGPRPLAALPAAGVTLRVLARDDIPEAVATGTADLGLVDGLAAPSDPLRLPDVAPLTTHGVGEEPVCVLLPASHPLARRTGLRLGDLVDARWLDAPGAGLPLDHLRAANGSGGFRPALRYEGTDIRTLTALAAAGHGLTLLPRTAATGVPGAVAVPLVAPRVVHRTELVHGGTLRGAAATMADKLLERA; encoded by the coding sequence ATGGATCCGCATCTCCTGCGTACGTACGTCACCGTGGCCCGGTTCGCGTCCTTCTCGGAGGCCGCGCGCGAGCTCGGCTACACCCAGTCCGCGGTCTCCCAGCACATCGCCGCGCTGGAGCAGGACCTCGGCGCGCCCCTGCTCACCCGGCGTCCGGTCGCGCCCACCGCCGCGGGCGAGCGACTGCTCGAACACGCGGGACCGCTGCTGCTGCGCCTGGACGCGGCCCGCGCAGACGTCGCCCGGATGGCGGCCGCGCCCGAGCACGGGCTGACCCTCGCCGCCGCACCGACCGCGCTCGGTCCGCGCCCCCTCGCGGCGCTCCCCGCCGCCGGCGTGACCCTGCGCGTACTGGCCCGCGACGACATCCCCGAGGCGGTCGCCACCGGCACCGCGGACCTGGGTCTCGTTGACGGGCTGGCCGCGCCGAGCGACCCCCTCCGGCTGCCCGACGTGGCGCCGCTGACCACGCACGGCGTGGGCGAGGAGCCGGTCTGCGTCCTGCTGCCCGCATCACATCCGCTCGCCCGGCGCACGGGGCTGCGCCTCGGCGACCTCGTCGACGCCCGCTGGCTGGACGCCCCCGGCGCGGGCCTGCCGCTGGACCACCTCCGTGCCGCGAACGGCAGCGGCGGCTTCCGTCCGGCCCTGCGCTACGAGGGCACCGACATCCGTACCCTCACCGCCCTGGCGGCCGCGGGACACGGCCTGACCCTGCTGCCGCGCACGGCGGCCACCGGCGTGCCGGGAGCGGTGGCCGTCCCGCTCGTGGCGCCCCGCGTCGTGCACCGTACGGAGCTGGTGCACGGCGGAACGCTGCGGGGAGCCGCGGCGACAATGGCGGACAAACTTCTCGAACGCGCTTGA
- a CDS encoding PDZ domain-containing protein encodes MEQTALRPKPMPGQEPGGGRPSGSPRRPHAARRRGRRLMSLLFGLFVGTVLVLSGVGLGTVGATVIGMSKLADLQKQAGAPGAAGQPGRTSGVPQAGGSKSASGTGSSSPSKEPKESVKATLGVEAVDAPKGAGALVVGVHIPGPGYTAGLVRGDVLLAFGESRIESAADLARAVAAAHPGTTFTLRVRHANGGYQQLSTVPGVVT; translated from the coding sequence ATGGAACAGACCGCGTTGCGTCCCAAGCCGATGCCCGGTCAGGAGCCGGGCGGCGGCCGTCCGTCCGGCAGCCCCCGGCGCCCGCACGCCGCGCGGCGGCGCGGCAGGCGGTTGATGAGTCTGCTCTTTGGCCTGTTCGTCGGGACCGTGCTGGTCCTGTCGGGCGTCGGACTCGGCACCGTGGGCGCCACGGTGATCGGCATGAGCAAGCTGGCGGATCTTCAGAAGCAGGCCGGGGCGCCGGGGGCCGCGGGGCAACCGGGGCGGACCTCCGGTGTGCCGCAGGCCGGCGGCTCCAAGTCCGCTTCCGGAACGGGGAGTTCGAGCCCTTCGAAGGAGCCCAAGGAATCTGTGAAGGCCACCCTCGGCGTCGAGGCCGTCGACGCCCCCAAGGGCGCGGGCGCCCTGGTCGTCGGTGTCCACATCCCCGGCCCGGGCTACACGGCGGGCCTGGTCCGTGGCGACGTCCTGCTGGCCTTCGGCGAGAGCCGGATCGAATCGGCGGCCGACCTCGCGCGCGCGGTCGCGGCCGCGCACCCCGGGACGACGTTCACCCTGAGGGTGCGGCACGCGAACGGCGGCTACCAGCAACTGTCCACGGTTCCAGGGGTCGTGACGTGA
- a CDS encoding phosphodiesterase, with product MLVLAHISDLHLDGTARATERAERVRDRLWGLSETVDALLVTGDIADHGTEAEYEEAARMFGLHDSKAPFPVLTCPGNHDSRAPYRKALLGQPAADGPVNSVHVFDDAAVLMCDSSIPGRDEGEFDEETYAWIEATLDELDGDLPALLAFHHPPVALHHPLPDACRLRPPRSLAALLERRPEVVGLITGHAHTPAATTFAGRPLVVGPGVTWTLRLPWEGAGAADRDAPPGFAFHVLDDEGRLVSHFRVA from the coding sequence ATGCTCGTACTGGCGCACATCAGCGATCTTCATCTGGACGGGACGGCGCGGGCCACGGAGCGCGCCGAGCGGGTGCGCGATCGGCTGTGGGGGCTGTCCGAAACAGTGGACGCACTCCTTGTGACCGGGGACATCGCGGACCACGGCACGGAGGCGGAGTACGAGGAGGCGGCCCGCATGTTCGGACTGCACGACTCCAAGGCCCCCTTCCCCGTACTGACCTGCCCGGGCAACCACGACAGCCGCGCGCCCTACCGCAAGGCGCTGCTCGGGCAGCCCGCGGCCGACGGGCCGGTCAACAGCGTCCACGTCTTCGACGACGCGGCCGTGCTGATGTGCGACTCCAGCATTCCGGGCCGGGACGAGGGAGAATTCGACGAGGAGACATACGCCTGGATCGAGGCGACGCTGGACGAACTGGACGGCGACCTTCCGGCACTGCTCGCCTTCCACCACCCGCCGGTCGCACTGCACCACCCACTGCCGGACGCCTGCCGGCTGCGCCCACCGCGTTCCCTGGCCGCGTTGTTGGAGCGCAGGCCCGAGGTCGTCGGGCTCATCACCGGCCACGCGCACACGCCCGCGGCCACCACCTTCGCCGGCCGGCCGCTCGTCGTCGGCCCCGGTGTGACCTGGACGCTGCGGCTGCCCTGGGAGGGCGCCGGGGCCGCGGACCGGGACGCTCCTCCTGGATTCGCGTTTCATGTGCTGGACGACGAGGGGCGGTTGGTCAGCCACTTCAGGGTCGCATGA
- a CDS encoding LysE family translocator, translated as MLSTLLAFLGACTLIAASPGPSTVLIIKRSLRSRRSGFLTVLGNETGVFIWGVVAAFGLTALLAASEMAYDVMRIVGAAVLVAFGVQTLWQAHRSKGAVDGGWEDAEKSGWASYRGGLLLNLANPKAAIFAMSFLPQFVPEGAPHLPTMVGLAALWAVYEVGYYGLYVWFVGRMKAVLSRTGVRRRLEQVSGGVLLLLGARLALES; from the coding sequence ATGCTGAGCACCCTTCTCGCCTTCCTCGGCGCCTGCACTCTGATCGCCGCATCGCCCGGCCCGAGCACCGTGCTGATCATCAAGCGGTCGCTGCGCAGCAGGCGATCCGGCTTCCTCACCGTGCTCGGCAACGAGACCGGCGTCTTCATCTGGGGCGTCGTCGCCGCGTTCGGCCTCACCGCACTGCTCGCCGCCTCCGAGATGGCGTACGACGTCATGCGGATCGTCGGCGCCGCCGTGCTCGTCGCCTTCGGCGTCCAGACGCTGTGGCAGGCGCACCGCTCCAAGGGAGCCGTGGACGGCGGCTGGGAGGATGCGGAGAAGAGCGGCTGGGCCTCCTACCGGGGCGGGCTGCTGCTCAACCTCGCCAACCCGAAGGCGGCCATCTTCGCGATGTCCTTCCTGCCGCAGTTCGTGCCCGAGGGCGCCCCGCATCTGCCCACCATGGTCGGTCTCGCCGCGCTCTGGGCGGTCTACGAGGTCGGCTACTACGGCCTGTACGTGTGGTTCGTCGGCCGGATGAAGGCCGTACTGTCCCGGACCGGCGTACGCCGGCGCCTGGAGCAGGTCTCCGGAGGCGTACTGCTGCTCCTGGGCGCCCGCCTCGCCCTGGAGAGCTGA
- a CDS encoding aminopeptidase P family protein: protein MTGTPAPFTAGDYEARMRRAAEAAADAGLEGVLVAPGPDLVWLTGYRPVETERLTLLVLRAGQDPVLVVPTLEAPDAAKAIGAPALTLRDWTDGQDPYEATASLVATKGRFGVSDNAWALHLLGLQKRLPDTRHVALTEALPMLRAVKDAAELERLAAAGAAADATFEEIRKVPFAGRREADVAADVADLLRRFGHSQVDFTIVASGPNGANPHHEAEDRVIQRGDMVVLDFGGLKDGYGSDTSRTVHVGEPDDEERKVHDIVRAAQDAGFRAVRPGVACQDVDRAARAVITEAGYGEYFIHRTGHGIGVTTHEPPYMIEGEQQPLVPGMCFSVEPGIYLPGRFGVRIEDIVTVTEDGGRRLNTTSRELVIVD, encoded by the coding sequence ATGACCGGCACGCCCGCGCCCTTCACCGCCGGTGACTACGAGGCCCGTATGCGGCGCGCGGCCGAAGCCGCCGCGGACGCCGGCCTCGAAGGCGTCCTGGTGGCGCCAGGGCCTGATCTGGTCTGGCTGACGGGGTATCGGCCGGTGGAGACCGAGCGGCTCACTCTGCTGGTGCTGAGGGCCGGACAGGACCCGGTCCTGGTCGTGCCCACTCTGGAGGCGCCCGACGCGGCCAAGGCGATCGGCGCGCCCGCCCTGACTCTCCGCGACTGGACCGACGGCCAGGACCCGTACGAGGCGACAGCGTCCCTCGTTGCCACCAAGGGGCGCTTCGGAGTCAGCGACAACGCCTGGGCCCTGCATCTGCTCGGGCTCCAGAAGCGGCTGCCGGACACGCGCCACGTTGCCCTCACCGAGGCCCTGCCGATGCTGCGGGCCGTCAAGGACGCGGCGGAACTGGAGCGGTTGGCGGCCGCGGGAGCGGCCGCGGACGCAACGTTCGAGGAGATCCGGAAGGTTCCCTTCGCCGGCCGCAGGGAGGCCGACGTGGCCGCCGACGTCGCCGATCTGCTGCGCCGGTTCGGCCACTCCCAGGTCGACTTCACGATCGTCGCGTCGGGGCCGAACGGCGCCAACCCGCACCACGAGGCCGAGGACCGCGTCATCCAGCGCGGCGACATGGTCGTCCTGGACTTCGGCGGCCTCAAGGACGGCTACGGCTCCGACACCTCCCGCACGGTCCACGTCGGCGAACCGGACGACGAGGAGCGCAAGGTGCACGACATCGTGCGCGCGGCCCAGGATGCGGGCTTCCGTGCGGTGCGGCCCGGAGTCGCCTGCCAGGACGTCGACCGGGCGGCCCGCGCGGTCATCACCGAGGCCGGGTACGGCGAGTACTTCATCCACCGCACCGGGCACGGCATCGGCGTCACCACCCATGAACCGCCGTACATGATCGAGGGCGAACAGCAGCCCCTCGTACCCGGAATGTGCTTCTCCGTGGAGCCCGGCATCTATCTGCCCGGCCGCTTCGGGGTGCGCATCGAGGACATCGTGACGGTGACCGAGGACGGCGGACGCCGCCTCAACACCACCTCCCGCGAGCTGGTGATCGTCGACTGA
- a CDS encoding aminoglycoside phosphotransferase family protein, protein MTQAPTPTADTVRRLVRSLLADGAAAGAGPDVRPVAEGGEHSTWWVGTRHVLRLAQDRDDSVRQRRELRLRDLIRPHIGVAVPVSVAHGEWASGLSYTLDTRLPGACGEEQAVSAVGEADLAGLLTGLREVPVRQAETLGVPRAAPRSLEALRTAAAHAAEELAAADEFDPARLAQLTAPAAVQLAAQPAAAILVHHDLKGEHLVVSADGRVRGVLDWTDAVIGDPAEDIAGLAIAVGAPAAVRAATLAGYGARPCLRGLWLARCDTVIRLADRLQGRADSPVTLLETQLRRAWEAILLERVTDLRDGLDETP, encoded by the coding sequence ATGACCCAGGCACCGACACCGACCGCGGACACCGTCCGCCGACTGGTCCGTTCGCTGCTCGCCGACGGCGCTGCGGCGGGCGCGGGACCCGACGTCCGGCCCGTCGCCGAGGGCGGCGAGCACTCCACCTGGTGGGTCGGCACGCGCCATGTGCTCCGGCTCGCCCAGGATCGCGACGACTCCGTACGCCAGCGTCGCGAACTGCGGCTGCGCGATCTGATCCGCCCGCACATCGGAGTCGCGGTCCCGGTGAGCGTCGCGCACGGCGAATGGGCGAGCGGACTCAGCTACACCCTGGACACCAGGCTGCCCGGCGCCTGCGGCGAGGAGCAGGCCGTCTCGGCCGTCGGTGAGGCGGACCTGGCGGGACTGCTCACGGGGCTGCGCGAAGTGCCCGTGCGCCAGGCCGAGACGCTCGGCGTCCCGCGCGCCGCGCCGCGCTCCCTGGAGGCGCTGCGGACGGCCGCCGCGCACGCCGCCGAGGAACTCGCAGCCGCCGACGAGTTCGACCCCGCCCGCCTGGCCCAGCTCACCGCGCCCGCGGCTGTCCAGCTCGCCGCGCAGCCCGCCGCCGCGATCCTCGTGCACCACGACCTCAAGGGCGAACACCTCGTGGTCAGCGCCGACGGCCGGGTGCGCGGCGTCCTCGACTGGACCGACGCGGTGATCGGCGACCCCGCCGAGGACATCGCCGGGCTCGCGATCGCCGTCGGCGCCCCCGCGGCCGTACGCGCCGCCACCCTCGCCGGCTACGGTGCCCGCCCCTGCCTGCGCGGCCTGTGGCTGGCCCGGTGCGACACCGTGATCCGCCTCGCCGACCGCCTTCAGGGCCGTGCCGACAGCCCCGTCACGCTGCTGGAGACACAATTGCGCCGCGCCTGGGAGGCGATCCTGCTGGAACGGGTCACCGATCTGCGGGACGGGCTGGACGAGACGCCGTAG
- the treZ gene encoding malto-oligosyltrehalose trehalohydrolase, with amino-acid sequence MRFEVWAPQADRVTLHCAGATRALERDQERAGWWTGDADAHDGMRYGFAVDDGPVLPDPRSRRQPDGPDGLSAVVDQERYEWRTEWAGRPLPGAVLYELHVGTYTPEGTLDAAAERLGHLAELGITHVELMPLCPFPGRHGWGYEGVSLWAVHEPYGGPEALKRFADRAHELGLGVVLDVVHNHLGPSGNHLPAFGPYFTDTHQTPWGSAVNLDAPGSDEVRAYLVDSALAWLRDYRIDGLRLDAVHALRDTRAVHFLEELSTAVDTLADDLGRPLFLIAESDLNDPRLVTSREEGGLGLHAQWNDDFHHALHAALTGEAQGYYADFARAPFAALAKTLTSGYFHDGTYSSFRGRSHGRPLDRTRVSAHRLLGYAQTHDQIGNRAQGDRLSASLSPGLLACTAALTLTAPFTPMLFMGEEWAAGTPWQFFTDHTDPELAEAVRLGRRREFAAHGWAEEDVPDPQDPATRDRSCLDWSEPEKALHARVLAWYRELIALRRRQADLSDPDLAAVRVAHDAQARWLALRRGDIRVAVNLSKGTAAIPLGIRHARVLAAWEPVEAPDADGVLSVPGESCVVLTQA; translated from the coding sequence GTGCGGTTCGAGGTGTGGGCACCGCAGGCCGACCGGGTGACGCTCCATTGCGCGGGCGCCACGCGCGCGTTGGAGCGCGATCAGGAGCGTGCCGGGTGGTGGACGGGCGACGCGGATGCGCACGACGGGATGCGATACGGGTTCGCGGTGGACGACGGCCCCGTACTGCCCGATCCCCGCTCACGGCGGCAGCCGGACGGCCCCGACGGGCTGAGCGCGGTGGTGGACCAGGAGCGGTACGAGTGGCGCACCGAGTGGGCTGGGCGCCCGCTGCCGGGCGCGGTCCTGTACGAGCTGCACGTGGGGACGTACACGCCCGAGGGCACGCTGGACGCGGCCGCCGAGCGGCTCGGACATCTGGCGGAACTGGGCATCACCCACGTCGAGTTGATGCCGCTGTGCCCCTTCCCGGGGCGGCACGGCTGGGGGTACGAGGGTGTCTCGCTGTGGGCCGTTCACGAGCCGTACGGCGGTCCCGAGGCACTGAAGCGCTTCGCCGACCGGGCGCACGAACTCGGCCTGGGCGTCGTCCTCGACGTCGTGCACAACCATCTCGGCCCCTCCGGCAACCACCTGCCCGCGTTCGGGCCGTACTTCACGGACACCCACCAGACGCCCTGGGGCTCCGCCGTGAACCTGGACGCGCCCGGTTCGGACGAGGTGCGCGCGTATCTCGTCGACAGCGCGCTGGCGTGGCTGCGCGACTACCGGATCGACGGGCTGCGCCTGGACGCGGTGCACGCACTGCGCGACACGCGCGCGGTGCACTTCCTGGAGGAGCTGTCGACGGCCGTGGACACGCTCGCCGACGACCTCGGCCGGCCGCTCTTCCTGATCGCCGAGTCGGATCTGAACGACCCACGGCTCGTGACCTCCCGCGAGGAGGGCGGTCTCGGACTGCACGCCCAGTGGAACGACGACTTCCATCACGCGCTGCACGCCGCGCTGACCGGTGAGGCACAGGGCTACTACGCGGACTTCGCGCGTGCACCGTTCGCGGCGCTCGCGAAAACGCTTACGTCGGGCTACTTCCACGACGGCACGTACTCCAGCTTCCGCGGGCGCTCTCACGGCCGTCCGCTGGACCGCACCCGCGTCTCGGCGCACCGCCTGCTCGGCTACGCCCAGACCCACGACCAGATCGGCAATCGCGCCCAGGGCGACCGGCTCTCGGCCTCCCTCTCCCCCGGGCTGCTGGCTTGCACCGCCGCGCTGACGCTCACCGCGCCCTTCACGCCGATGCTCTTCATGGGCGAGGAGTGGGCCGCGGGCACGCCCTGGCAGTTCTTCACCGACCACACCGATCCTGAGCTCGCCGAGGCCGTACGGCTCGGCAGGCGCCGGGAGTTCGCGGCGCACGGCTGGGCCGAGGAGGACGTCCCCGACCCACAGGACCCGGCGACCCGGGACCGCTCCTGCCTCGACTGGTCGGAACCCGAAAAGGCACTCCACGCGCGCGTGCTGGCCTGGTACCGCGAGCTCATCGCCCTGCGCCGGCGCCAGGCCGACCTCTCGGACCCCGACCTCGCGGCGGTCAGAGTCGCCCACGACGCGCAGGCCCGCTGGCTGGCGCTCCGGCGCGGTGACATCCGGGTGGCCGTCAACCTCTCCAAGGGGACCGCCGCGATCCCGCTCGGCATCCGCCACGCGCGCGTGCTGGCCGCCTGGGAGCCGGTCGAAGCGCCGGACGCGGACGGGGTGTTGAGCGTGCCGGGCGAGTCGTGTGTGGTGCTGACACAGGCGTGA
- a CDS encoding FHA domain-containing protein codes for MTSSFEFHTYPARLSDAERDRALKALRDGVALGRLSHDTFIRRMELALAARRPDELAVLTADLPTEGRWSKLVFGTVEAVSGFTVRLRRAWQAERLPKLLLPHPGSPYPLRIGRDPASGLRLNHETVSRVHAELSRQGGLWVLRDLGSTNGTTVNGRRVIGAAVVKDGDQIGFGRMMFRLASD; via the coding sequence GTGACGTCGTCTTTCGAGTTCCACACGTACCCCGCGCGGCTGTCCGACGCGGAGCGCGACCGGGCGCTCAAGGCGCTCCGTGACGGCGTCGCCCTCGGTCGTCTCTCGCACGACACGTTCATCCGCCGCATGGAGTTGGCGCTCGCCGCCCGCAGGCCCGACGAACTCGCCGTGCTCACCGCCGACCTGCCCACCGAGGGCCGCTGGTCGAAGCTGGTGTTCGGCACCGTGGAGGCGGTCTCCGGCTTCACCGTACGACTGCGCAGGGCCTGGCAGGCCGAGCGGCTCCCGAAGCTGCTGCTGCCCCACCCGGGCAGCCCGTACCCGCTGCGCATCGGTCGTGACCCCGCCAGCGGCCTGCGGCTCAACCACGAGACCGTGTCCCGGGTGCACGCCGAACTGAGCCGGCAGGGTGGGCTGTGGGTGCTGCGCGACCTGGGCTCGACGAACGGCACAACCGTCAACGGACGGCGCGTCATCGGCGCCGCCGTCGTCAAGGACGGCGACCAGATCGGCTTCGGGCGGATGATGTTCCGCCTCGCGTCGGACTGA